A window of Cryptomeria japonica chromosome 3, Sugi_1.0, whole genome shotgun sequence contains these coding sequences:
- the LOC131045412 gene encoding uncharacterized protein LOC131045412: MIAEDVEYYSKHSLYCKFLGLRVSLQFLENWAQKVWEPEGEMEVTLLANNFFMVTFLCMADRNRVFEGGPYFYNQVGLFVKPWHVGFNPSEELPNRVLVWVRLPRFPIECCREDVLHMLASMLGKPVGPSSQTLGKKVMTFARICVELDLSRPLPDAVEMCAGSHSWVQQLDYETLPFRCHLCHDYGHLVRRCPKAKSVEQQILPPPRDNPSADKGKKPVVGEGKDAEGFVQVKARNRNRGQKQTLRE, from the coding sequence atgattgctgaagatgtcgaaTATTACTCTAAACATTCGTTGTATTGCAAGTTCCTGGGTTTAAGAGTTTCTCTCCAATTTCTGGAAAACTGGGCTCAGAAAGTGTGGGAACCAGAGGGCGAAATGGAGGTTACGCTGCTAGCAAATAATTTCTTCATGGTAACTTTTCTTTGTATGGCTGATCGGAATAGGGTTTTTGAGGGTGGACCCtatttttataaccaggtggggCTATTCGTCAAACCATGGCATGTAGGATTTAATCCTTCTGAGGAGCTTCCAAATCGGGTTCTGGTGTGGGTTCGGTTACCCAGATTCCCTATAGAATGCTGTCGCGAGGATGTTCTCCATATGCTTGCATCGATGCTCGGGAAGCCGGTGGGTCCTTCATCACAAACCTTGGGTAAGAAAGTTATGACCTTTGCTCGAATTTGTGTGGAACTTGATTTGAGTAGACCACTACCTGATGCGGTAGAGATGTGTGCGGGCTCACATTCCTGGGTGCAACAACTGGATTATGAGACCCTTCCTTTTCGATGCCACCTTTGTCATGATTATGGCCATCTTGTGAGAAGATGCCCAAAGGCCAAGTCAGTGGAACAGCAAATTTTGCCTCCTCCTCGTGATAATCCTAGTGCGGACAAAGGGAAGAAGCCTGTTGTTGGGGAGGGCAAAGATGCTGAGGGCTTTGTTCAGGTTAAGGCTCGTAATCGCAACA